CCCATTGTGCCCGCCGAACCCCCCGCCGCTGCCACGCCCTGCACCCTCGGACGCCATCGCCGTCAAGATCCGGTGCTCGAATGCGCCGGAAATTGTTGCCAAAGGGGAAGAGATTTCTCGCCGGAGTTTTGATTTTGCGACGGAGATGGATGAGGGGAATGACGAACGGGAACCCTAAAATGACCTGGCGCCCGCATATATACCGGAATGACAGTTGGTTTACGGGCCGCCTGTAAAACTGTTACACGTCGGGCCCTTTTCTCAGATCTGCTCGGCCGTATTTTTGTCTAAACCAGCCGAAAAAACGCAGTTCACATGACTTGTATTGGATTTGCGAGATCCTCTTAAACAACAAGAGGATATTCCTTCACGGCCAAGACGGACGTAGGCGAGACgttcaaaagaaaaaaaagacgGACGTAGGCGCTACGAAACGCGAATGCACAGGGCGCCACGAGCAACCGCACGATCGGGATCGAACGGACGAGAAACAACCACCATCCCAGCCGCCCGTCCCACGATCCAGAGGCCCCGGATAAACCCTAGGCGCCCGTGAGATCCTATATAAACCGGGGCCGACGGCATCCATCCCTCCTCCACCTCCCACCCCATCGCCGCCGCAGGCTTTGACCCCATCGCCCCTCCGTCCTCTTCGTGTCCGGTAGGCCAGGTACTCCTCCCCGCCGGCCGTTACCGCGCCGGTGGTTACCTCTGCTCGCTCGTACGCCGTCGCATCTGTAGGTCGTTCGCGCGCCAGTAGGTGGTATACGGGTCGCATCTGTAGGTCGGTCGTCGCATCTGATTATCTAGATCTACTCGGTTCGCCTGTTCGCCTTGATTTCGAGCCTGTCTTATGAACTTGCTGTATTGGTCTCTGAGGCTCTGGATCTGTTTATTTTGCATGCTAATCACCGTCATGTTATAGTTGATAGATCGATGCGATCTGTATGTCTCTTGTGCTAAAGTAGTCCTGCTGTAGAGAGATCTGTTTATTTGCAATCGTTGAGCCGGGTAGATGGAGATCTCGTGATGTTAATCCTGCAGCACCAGTTTGTATTATCCTGCGGTTTTTTGTCCGATTTCCTCGAGTTTAGGTATGTATAGTTTGCACTGGTCTTGTTAGCAAATCGGAGATGCAAAAGTGCCCATCGTCTAATGGTAAAGACTGAAGGCCTCCCCGTGGGGCCTTCACATATAGGTTCGATTCCTATTGGGTGCTTCTGCAGACGATCCCCTGCATCTCCAATTTGCTCTCAACCTGAATTGCCTTGTTAAGTAGTTGCCTTGCCTGCTAATCTTGTCACATCGGATTAGAACATGCTTGGCTACTTGACAAGGTATTCTGGTCTATGTTTATCTTATTCTTCTGTTAAGAATCATTTGGAATAGTTTTACATGACTTATGTGATGAATTTGAATAATTGTAGTGGTGCTATCACTGAATTTAACTGTTTTCACTGGCACTGTTTGTGTCTGTTGGTGGTCTGTTGCAGTATTATTAGTGCAATTCTAGCTATTATGTAGTTTCAAGTCTAGTTCTGCTTGCCTGTCAAGTATTGCCTGATAAATTATATAGTTACCAATGGTTTAATATTGTTATTGTTGCAAATTAACACTGTCATTAAATAGTTATCCATTATCCATTTGAATGTGAAACAGTAGTATTGAACTTCTTGAACTCATATCACCACCCCTAATTGTGTCAAAGTTTAAACTGTAGCATTGAATTATTTGAACTCGTTTAACCACCCCTAATTTGGTCCATGCAGGTAGTTCGTAGCTCCAGCAGCCATGGGCAAGGAGAAGATCCACATCAGCATTGTGGTCATTGGCCATGTCGACTCTGGCAAGTCAACCACGACTGGCCACCTCATCTACAAGCTTGGAGGCATTGACAAGCGTGTGATCGAGAGGTTCGAGAAGGAAGCCGCTGAGATGAACAAGAGGTCTTTCAAGTACGCCTGGGTGCTTGACAAGCTCAAGGCTGAGCGTGAGAGGGGTATCACCATTGATATTGCTCTCTGGAAGTTCGAGACCACCAAGTACTCCTGCACTGTCATTGATGCTCCTGGTCACCGTGATTTCATCAAGAACATGATCACTGGGACCTCCCAGGCTGATTGTGCTGTGCTTATCATTGACTCCACCACTGGTGGTTTTGAGGCTGGTATCTCCAAGGATGGCCAGACCCGTGAGCACGCTCTCCTTGCTTTCACTCTTGGTGTGAAGCAGATGATCTGCTGCTGCAACAAGGTATACTTACTATTAACCTTTCAATGCTTGTTCTTATGTGTAGCCGTATGATGTGTTTACTGTTTTGCtatccactttgattgagaattaCTTGATGACTGTCCATGTTAAGTAGTACAGAAACTCCATGTGAACTGGCTGCCATTTATTTAGGTTTGTGATTATAACATATGTTGCTCATTTGGTTAGTTACATCTTAATTCACAGTACTACCACTATTTTGCTATATACTTCAGAATCAGTAAAATGCACATGTTCACAAGTAGCACTGAATTGCCAGTGTCAATCCTGGTTGTTTCATAGCATTTCTTCACTGAGTATGAGTAGGTCACTAGAGGAGATTTCTTAGCATTACTTCACTAAGTGGGATCTTCATTTGGTACCGACTTTGTTATATATTGCTACCTCTGATTGAACTGTAAAATTGTCTTCTACTTAGTTATGGAGGTTGTAATTTAAAAACTAAATAGTTTGTTTGCCTATTATACTTGTTCTGTGGAACTTATCTCCAAGGATGGCCAGACCCGTGAGCACGCTCTCCTTGCTTTCACTCTTGGTGTGAAGCAGATGATCTGCTGCTGCAACAAGGTATACTTCTATTCGACTTTCAATGTCCATTTTTATGAGTGACCATTTGATTTGTGTACCATTTTGATATCAACTTGATAAGGCTCAGAATTACTTAAGTCAATATTCATTAGTACAGAACACATCCTATGAACTGATTGCCATCCTTTTGTTATCCACTTGATGTTAAGGATCAGAATTACTTTGTCAATTTCAATGTTCATTATTACGTGAACATCCTGCAACTGGTTGACATCTTTGCTATCCACTTGAAGGTTCAGAATTACTTGGTCAATGTCTATCTTCATTAGCACAGGAATTTAGAAATGTACTATATCCTTGTTGTTTTAAGGTTCAGAACTACCTAGTAAATGTCCAGGTCCAGTTGATAAGTGCAACTGTTTGTTTGGCTGTTAATCTCATTTGTATTTGTTTGCATCGTTATGTCTTATTCCGTGCAACTTCCATCAGTACTTGGGTATATACATGTATTCTGTTTCTCATTTGTGTTTGTTTGCATTGTTACTTTTCAATAATTCTGTTTATCTGATGAGATTGCTCTTATGATCTGTGccagatggatgccaccactccCAAGTACTCGAAGGCCCGTTATGAAGAAATTGTCAAGGAAGTCTCTTCATACCTGAAGAAGGTTGGTTACAACCCTGACAAGGTTCCCTTTGTTCCCATCTCTGGGTTCGAGGGTGACAACATGATTGAGAGGTCCACCAACCTTGACTGGTACAAGGGCCCCACCCTTCTCGAGGCCCTGGACCAGATCAATGAGCCCAAGAGGCCCTCAGACAAGCCCCTCCGTCTTCCCCTTCAGGACGTGTACAAGATTGGCGGCATTGGAACTGTGCCAGTGGGGCGTGTTGAGACTGGAGTCATCAAGCCAGGCATGGTTGTCACCTTTGGTCCTACTGGCCTGACCACTGAGGTGAAGTCCGTTGAGATGCACCATGAGTCTCTCCTGGAGGCGCTTCCTGGTGACAACGTCGGCTTCAACGTCAAGAATGTGGCTGTCAAGGATCTCAAGCGTGGGTACGTCGCTTCCAACTCCAAGGATGACCCTGCCAAGGAGGCTGCCAACTTCACCGCCCAGGTCATCATCATGAACCACCCCGGCCAGATCAGCAACGGCTATGCCCCGGTGCTGGACTGCCATACGTCCCACATTGCTGTCAAGTTTGCTGAGATCCAGACCAAGATCGACCGGCGGTCTGGCAAGGAGATTGAGGCGGCGCCCAAGTTCCTCAAGAACGGTGATGCTGGGTTCGTCAAGATGATCCCCACCAAGCCCATGGTGGTGGAGACCTTTGCCCAGTACCCTCCCCTGGGCCGCTTTGCTGTGCGTGACATGAGGCAGACGGTTGCCGTGGGTGTTATCAAGGCCGTGGAGAAGAAGGATCCGACCGGCGCCAAGGTGACCAAGGCTGCGGCCAAGAAGAAATGAGAGGTTCTTTACTGCATCTATGGTGGCGGTGGCGGTATTTGGTGGTGGTGATAGTTGTTCTAGTTGTTTTGAAAACTTGTTAAGCTTCGGTTATTTGTGTCGAGCAGTGTTGGAACTGCTTATTGCTCTGTCATTGTATCGTTCGGTTGTGTTGGTGAAACTTCGTCAGTTAATGTTGCTACTATATATAGTTGCCATGTTTGGAGTCGTTTTATATCAGTTGATCATGTTTTTCGTCTTGCAAAGTTGAATTTCTGTTTCCTTTCTTAACTACGCATGACAAGGAGTATGTGCTGATGGTTTTTTATCCTTTTCCTGAATATTTCTTTTGTCTTGGACTTTGCAGCTCTTTTCTTCAGATTTtaattttgtttctttttttgcgcttattattattattattcacgtGCATGAAAAATATACTTCTCCCTTTGGCCCTTCTGCTTACACACACACGAAGGCCACCGAGGCGCTTGTTTTATGATTTTGTAATAATAATCCCATTAACAGATGCTTTTAGATCTTTCTTTACGGGAATGTTCTTTTATTCATCAAATGATGTGATACTAGGGTGAGGGACGAAAGGAGTAACATTCCTTCACTAAACAGTGCGCTACTGCCCCTTTTCTGAAAACACTCCATGAGTGATGTTAGAATAGTTCTCAGCATGTAGGAGATTGCTTCAATAACTAGTTATTTCCGCATCAGTTACCTGGTATCAACCAGGTCACGGCAGCAATAAAATGGCCCATTCGTCACGCAAAATTGCTTCATTCTTGTTTGCTTACCCATAGTGAGATACCCCATCTGAGTGCTCGATCCCAAGCATGATGCTAAGGGTGTGTTTGGTTCAGGGAATGAAGTGGAATGTAACGGGTCGGACCTGCACATGGGAGCGATTCCTGTGTTATCGCTCCCTGTGTTTAGTTAAAAAATGGAACGGAACGCACTGGTTCCCTGgagagaatattcaccccatatGCCGAACCGGGTGGTTCCTTCAAATTGGCCGGACCCCGAAACGCGTCTCTCTCGCCTCGTCCCCCACTCACCAACACGAGGAAAGCGTCCTGCGCGGCGCCCCGCTCCCTCTCCCTCGATGGGCATGGCGGCGGCCATACACCTCCCCCTCCTCTACGGCAACCCCTCGTCGCGGTTGGATATGCAGCC
The Triticum urartu cultivar G1812 unplaced genomic scaffold, Tu2.1 TuUngrouped_contig_4861, whole genome shotgun sequence DNA segment above includes these coding regions:
- the LOC125528422 gene encoding elongation factor 1-alpha-like isoform X2, giving the protein MGKEKIHISIVVIGHVDSGKSTTTGHLIYKLGGIDKRVIERFEKEAAEMNKRSFKYAWVLDKLKAERERGITIDIALWKFETTKYSCTVIDAPGHRDFIKNMITGTSQADCAVLIIDSTTGGFEAGISKDGQTREHALLAFTLGVKQMICCCNKMDATTPKYSKARYEEIVKEVSSYLKKVGYNPDKVPFVPISGFEGDNMIERSTNLDWYKGPTLLEALDQINEPKRPSDKPLRLPLQDVYKIGGIGTVPVGRVETGVIKPGMVVTFGPTGLTTEVKSVEMHHESLLEALPGDNVGFNVKNVAVKDLKRGYVASNSKDDPAKEAANFTAQVIIMNHPGQISNGYAPVLDCHTSHIAVKFAEIQTKIDRRSGKEIEAAPKFLKNGDAGFVKMIPTKPMVVETFAQYPPLGRFAVRDMRQTVAVGVIKAVEKKDPTGAKVTKAAAKKK
- the LOC125528422 gene encoding elongation factor 1-alpha-like isoform X1 is translated as MGKEKIHISIVVIGHVDSGKSTTTGHLIYKLGGIDKRVIERFEKEAAEMNKRSFKYAWVLDKLKAERERGITIDIALWKFETTKYSCTVIDAPGHRDFIKNMITGTSQADCAVLIIDSTTGGFEAGISKDGQTREHALLAFTLGVKQMICCCNKMDATTPKYSKARYEEIVKEVSSYLKKVGYNPDKVPFVPISGFEGDNMIERSTNLDWYKGPTLLEALDQINEPKRPSDKPLRLPLQDVYKIGGIGTVPVGRVETGVIKPGMVVTFGPTGLTTEVKSVEMHHESLLEALPGDNVGFNVKNVAVKDLKRGYVASNSKDDPAKEAANFTAQVIIMNHPGQISNGYAPVLDCHTSHIAVKFAEIQTKIDRRSGKEIEAAPKFLKNGDAGFVKMIPTKPMVVETFAQYPPLGRFAVRDMRQTVAVGVIKAVEKKDPTGAKVTKAAAKKK